Within Catharus ustulatus isolate bCatUst1 chromosome 5, bCatUst1.pri.v2, whole genome shotgun sequence, the genomic segment GTACTCCAAGGAGCTCTTGGAGTACAAAGAGTACTGTACTATTCAGGTTAGCACAGCACTGCTTCAGGGACCATTTTAACCAGGAGGGGTAAGTAGAGAGGGCAGAAAATCTGGATGCCTTTCTGAAACTTGGACACACCTCTAATAGTAGTTCTGTATGGAACCTGTCTTCTTCAGTTTGAAGCAGATGATGAACTGTTACTCTTGTGTGAAGTATTACTCTGTTTAGGAATGTGCAAGTGTTACTGATATTCCAGTGGCTTTTCACAAGCCATCCCAAAGAGATGGAGAAACAGTGTCGTTACCCCTACTGCTACCCTGTTTGTCCTGCAGAATTAGTGAAAGCCTGAATTGTGACTTGTGGGTTAGTCATAAAGATATTAAAGAATGGCCAAATTCATTACAGTGGGATCactctctcttccctcccttaGCAAAGGGCAAGCAGCAGATCCTTTCTTGAGAGCAATAAGAGGTAAAACTGGTACTGGCATTTCCCTTGCTTTCTTAGATCAACTTGAGAACTGGGATTGAGGGATGAATCCAGTGGGGCATTCCTTCAGGATACAGCAATACATACCTTGCATATATGCCAGAGAACCTTACCACAGGCCAAAAGGAAAGGTTTCAGAAGCTTGTGCAGCACCATGATTCATAAGCCATCGTCTTCAGAGTACAGTTATCTGGGAAATAAGAACTGGAGATCATCTGTATTCCTGCTATGAAGGCTTGAGTAGAGCATGTAAGAGATGGGTCTTTGTTTAATTGAGTCTTTGTGTATGGATGTTACAGCATGTCATTCAGGATGAGAATTGTGTAATGTGACCAAGACTCCtgttctctgaatttttttttatgaggtTCTTAAAATGCAATCCCATGGTAACACTGCTTTACACttcaaaaatgtaaatacaaCTGCTGAAGAAAATCAGGATTTAATACAAGTCTAGAAGTAATATGATACATAATGCATAAATTGGGTCTTATCCAAGATCTACACAGACAAATTTTAAATGCCAGGCAAGATGTAATGTTTTTGTTCTGACTATGTGTGTTCATGTTTTTGTGAAGCTAAAACTAGTCTGATTCCAGGAATACAAGAGCCAAGAATATTCCAAGTGAACAGAACACACATTTTTGACCAGAACTAGTTATTATAGGAGCAGTTAGGGGTGAGATTTTGTACTGGCCAAAAAGTTTGTTTCTCATTTGAGGTTCTTGTAATGCTGTATTCTTGCTCAACAGCTAAACTTGAAATCCATTTGTTGAGTAATGCAGGGAGGCATAATGGAGACCTGATTTAGCAGTGCTGGAATCAAGCTAAAATTTCTGCTCCACATGGAACACTTGCAGTAAGTTACCACATGTTGTAGTAAAGACGCATAAATGCTTGACACTTTTTTAATGGAGGTGAAACCAATATTATTCATCAAgtaggaaaaaatttaaaactgtttttaaattgACAGTGTTCAATTCACCTAAGAACTTGAAGTTACTGGAAGATGCAACAATTCTCTAAGAAACATTTAATTACATTTCAGACGATATAGTAGACCAATGCAATGACACCAAAAAGACTTCATTCTTTTAAAGTGTCTGTATCAACTCTAAATCTTATTCCCAAAACTCAGTTTaatgttttccttgtttgtaAGGATGATTagtttaataaaacattttatagcTGCTTTGTGAAACAAACTGACAGAATGATGTGATTGacatacaaaatgaaaatgtcaccAATGAAACTTCAGCTAAACAGAGTCATGAAACCTGTGCTGAATTTCAAAAAGCATGTTTGTGAGAGTTTGCTGCTTTAACATGTAGTTATGGAAAAACTGAATGGGCACTAAGGGAAGTCAGATGCCTGTACAAGCAGGAATTTGTAACTAGGCAAAGCCCTTCAGGGCTTGTCCCCAAACATTGGAGAGGGTATTTGCGTGCTTTTTTATAGCAATCTATGAAGTATGACTTTCACAAGAATCCACAGCAAAACATGCATCTAGGAAAGCTGTGTAGGTTCTGACACTGGGTACTAGACAGTTGGCAGATAGTTGTGTAAGAGCATGAGCTCATCTTCTGAACCACCCAGCAACTCACACGCTAACTTTAGCATGACGCAATCCTGTACTGTGTTTCAAGAAGCATTATTTTTCTCGTTGTAAGGAAGTTGCTGTGCAATGTTCTCTTGTTCCAGTTTGATAATGGCTGTATGGCTcgttttttttctgtatttcttatgTTGATATGCTGAAAGAGCAGTAACTCGGCAGAAGCTAGTCATATTCTGTTAAATCTGCTCTGTAGGCAAGTCAAAACTATTCTTTACAGTAGGACCTCTAATAAAGGCTGGCAGCTGTTAAATATGTGGATATCCTGAAGGTGATGTGTCAACCTTCTGTCTGCTGCATGGAGGGAGTGTTGAATTCCCTTGCAATGATTGATAACCTTCCCCTGCTCTAGTACTCAAGTATACTTTAGCTGAAGCAGGGCATTTTTGGCTCAAAATATACCCAGGCTTTCCATGACTAACAATCAGaccttttaatttaaaatttattaataatattgtttatttaaaaaaagcagcCTTGCCTGTCTCTCTGTCCTTACAACAGCTGTTCTTTTGTttatccccttttcccctttgttcTTCATGGCTCACATTTCTCTTCCCCTTACACTAGTGAATTAGTACATTCCTTCTTGGTTAAAATTTTGTCTTCATAATGCTTTAATATTGCTGTACTTGATTTTGTGAATGAGGCCATATCACTGGCCTCAGTGGTATAATATGTTCATACAAGCTTCTCCTATGTATTATCTTGCTGAGTTGGTGAGTGTGCAGGGTCCACTCTCCTTCTACAGATTCCAGTAGTTTAGAATACTACAGCCAGTGATAGAATTACCTGCATGATGAGAGTTTGGGACCAGATAGCAAAGTCCTGGGATGTTTCCCAAAAACTTCACAAAGATACAGGTGATGTTAGTTCAGAGATGGTATTCAATGTCCATAGCTGAGCATTACGGAGAGATAATCATTGTTATTAGTGCTGTAAAGAGAGGCAAGTAGACCTGTTAATGTACCATATgccatgtttttatttctgcttgagCTTAATGTGATATGCAGTGGATTTCGTGTTTCACCCACAATGTGGttcatttctctgcatttaGATTTAGCAGCCAGACCAAACCTCAAGGGGCAGGTAACCAGACCCACCAAACACAACCACTAGGGTTTTAGCTTTCCTTTAATGACAAGACAATAGCCATGCAACAGGAGCACAGTACAGAATAGCAGCAGTCCTGCATACTCAGTACTAAAGAAGCATCTGTGCAGCTCAGTGGGGTTTGTAACAGTCATGTACATAAATTAGGGGTAGTTCCATTTATGCCCCTACACCAACTCTGattttccaaatgctttaaATTAATGGTATCTACACAAGGTTAATTGTCTTGCCAGAAaggacattttgttttctttagcttGATACCTTATATAGACCAAGGCTTACACTTGGAGACATGCAAGCTCTGGAAAAGCTTTAGCTAGCAGAATGGTACAAGCTCATTTTCTCTGATGTTTTTCTCTGATGCAGGCAAGAGATGCCATCTTTTGAAGCAGTATCATTACACTTGCTCTGGCACAGTTCAAGAAAGCCCTAATCTGGTGCATTATCATGTACAGAGTCTTTCTTTAGAACTCCTATAGGTCCCAGAGCCTCTGCAAGCTTATGTTACCTAATAGTAAGATACACCAAAGTATCAGTACCTTTCAAATTACTATCAGCACCTTCACAGGTATTAACTGCAGCAATGCTGACTGTTGTAGCAGACCTACAAATCTGCCTAATCTTTGTTCCCAgcttatatttatttcttccacCTCAGTTCCATCACTTTCAAAATTGATTCTATCTTCTGTCTTTTTGCTGGACACTAGAAGTACTCTGTTGTTGTAGCCTTTCCAGGAGAATTGAGGTAAAATAATCTTGTTTTGATGAggaaaaattattctggaaAGATAGTAAGTTTATTCATATAGCCACCATCTGTTCTTCTGCATTTCTGGAACTGAGTATAATTATGCACTGAAAAAAGCATTCTTAAAACTGGCTGCTTTTAATAGGTTCACTCTTGTTTCAGATggcttttgtctttcttttttccactaAATTCTTCAAGAAGAATTCAcctaattaaaaggaaaaaaataaatatcaaaatgATTTGTAGATATTTCAACAAAATAAGGTAAAAGAATACAATCTTATTTAACGTGAGTGTTCTATTCTACAACTGTTTTCACCAGTTATTTTATAGGAATTCAATTCTATAtaacagcatttccagcagggatctaaaaaaccctcaaaactaTAACCCAACACAAAACCCCTCCACTCCCAAAATCCTAGTTTTCCTGCTATCTGGTTTTATGAAATAGCTCTGTTGCTTTGTGCATTACAACAGGCAAAAGTGAattgatttaattaaaatttaattcctcTTTCATGAAGTATCAGCAAGTTATAGTGAAACCTGCTCTAAATCTTATCTGTGCTGGCATTAAAGCAGATTGAGCAGCACAGTACCCCTGATGAgtcttttctgctctttccttaGGAAAAAGCAGGATGTTGTACCTACACACAGCTACTACATATCAGCTACTATTTCATACCCAGTGCTGTGTCAGAAAAAGCACTGCCATAAGTGtctctatttttaaagcactgtaAATAAATTCTGCATAAAGCAACAAAATTGCATCACAAACAACCAAGGACCTTGTTGAACTCAGAAGAGATAGAATGTGAAGGAAAACTTGAAAATTTGTTATCCTTTATCCTGTCTCACACATTAAGTATAGTACAGAAtaggttttgaaaaaaaattaggttaaGCAGCATTGCAATTGTACAAATACTAACTGCTGTCATACTGATGCATTTGGGTGACCTACAGGAAATAGTGTAAACaatttttgaaatacagataACAGTATGAAGTGTccttactttgttgcacatTACTTCACTGTTTCAGTTTTGTATAATAAGATGCTTAACAATCCAGTACCTTTCAGTAATTTACCTGCTTTATAGGAGGAACGCACTAAAGGCCCACTAGCAGTGTAATGGAATCCAAGATCATTTCCTACTTTTTCCCAGTACTTAAACTTCTCAGGAGTTATGTACTCTTCAACCTgggggaaaataattaattttactcAAGTATTAATGCAAAGGAAATTGCTATAGCTAGCATACAgtgaaattaaatacaattatATCGCAAGTTCAAAATTTTTCACTCCGAAATTTTCATCAGTGAAGTCACCAACTGCATTTTTGCTCTGGTTTCTAtcaaacaaatttattttatttgctttacaTATTTGGCTTGAAAAGTTCAGAATCTAATTTCTAGTTGTTGCTTTatcattttctttattctgtttttgAAAGGGCCTTTCAAGCaaacctttttttctgtccaagTTAGTGAAAAACCACAATAGTCCTACAAATCTTTTCACTAACAGTTAATTCAGTGAAACCTGAACAGAGAACAAATTTCTGGACAGATTGCAGAAGCAGAAGATGGTGAATTTCCCAGCTGAAGTGGCACCATTTTGGGAGAGCTTGTAAGACAGTGAAGGGGTGCTGGCTTGAGCAGTTATGTTTGAGACATACACTGAAGCTCTTGTTTTCCAGAATCAtgcctcagctccagctgcctcccTGGCTAACAGCAGATACTAGCACTGGGAAGTCTGCAGAAGATGGAAGGGGTTAGATGGCTGAGGTAATTTTTAGTGAAGAGCCCCTAACAGATAATCATTGTCAGCCTAAACAAGGAAGGAAATTTTTCCCAACATCTGCAGTTAGAGTAAGGATGACTGTGCAAGGTACAGACCATAACTCTGCCTCTAAATTAAAGGCAATTTTACCTTTAGATGACGTTTTGTTGGTTGCATATACTGTCCTAGAGTCAAACAATCTACATCTGCTTCCCGCAatactgtaaaaacaaaattccttGTTAGTGGCAGAAGGATCACAAGGGAAATCGTGGATTTACCTGTCAAATTCAATCTATAAGCTAcaagaagacaaaatatttcagaaattcagtcttttttaaccaaactttcatttttcaatggaacacagaaaatatttcctgtacCAGCAAACTGATTTGCATGCAGCCGCAAACATGCTTACAATTGTTTTCCAGCACCGTAAAATTCACACCTGTGAATTCTGGCATCAATTTCAACACCAACTTACATTTCATTGTGGAATATATTTGTTCGTCCGTCTCGCCTAGCCCCAGCATAATGGAGGTTTTGGAAATGACGCCGGGCTGGACCTCTTTGGCGTGTTTCAGCACACGGACTGACTGCTCGAAGTTGGCTCGGGGGTCGCGGACCTTCCTTCGCACATTTCCAGCACAAGGGGGAAGAACACGTGGAAGGGCACACAGAAGTCAGAGGCGCCAGGACGGGCGCGTTTAGGCCATTTCTgccaagcggcagcgctgagGTTCTCGGGCCGCGCAGTTGGACACGGCGAGGGGACGGGCCCGCCTCAGGCGCCCCGCgcgcgccccctggcggcggcggcgggctcGGCGGCGGCGCGCGCGGGGCAGGCCGGGAACGGGTCGGGCCCCGCTCCGCGCACGGCCAGAGCCGCTGCTCACCTCTGCAGTGCCGGCACCGTCTCCACGTTGTGGGCATACACATCCAGCCCCGACACGGCGACTCTCTCCACTGCCTTAAGGTCCCCTCGGAAATCGGGAGTTAGGCATTCCACCAGGATTTTTGGATTCCTGAAAACGACAGACAAAAGGAACACACCTGAGGCATTTTGTGTCACTGTTGCTAAAAAACTCAAGAGATagtaaaaaatccccaaaaaacccataaCTGAAGACATGACACTCGAATAAGCAAACCAAAATTAATCCAGGATACTTCTAAACCAATAGATTTCTCCAAATACTTTATTTCAGACACTGTTGGAATCgctttgtatttattatttggcttttgctgtatttcagcTCACATCAGTAAAACCAGGAATTGAACACACGATGTTTTATTTAAGATCATAGCTCCAAAATACATAGGAGCTACAATTCTGCTACTGGAACAAGAAGACTGAGTATAGAATCTAGTCTTGGTGTCCAGGAGCCTGATTTCAGCTCAAAAAGGCAGGTGGGGAAAACTGCAGGAATCCTTCAAGCTCCAAGATACACTAGACAAAGACTTAAATGAGGTTATACAAATGAGTTCTGCAGGTAGAGAAGTGTGCTGTCAAATGGCATACAGGGCACCAACATAGGGtgaaggcagcacagccagggaaaggaaggaaggtaCAATCACAGGCTTGGAAATGGCCACTgaggcaaaataaaaagcaatgagAAAGCAGACTCCTTCAGTCACATGGTGACAGTGTTACCTAACTGTGCTGTGTCTCAGGAATGAACATACCTCAGAAGAATGTATTCATTTCCTGGTAAACCAGCTGTCTGCTCAAAGAAAGAATCCAGTGCTTAGCTTTAAATAGGCCTGGGATGAATTGGAATGCATACAAATTCAAAACAGTTTGGGGCCATTCTACGagaaagatgaaggaaaaaaaaaagggggggggggcCACAGACAAGCTAGAGGCAGACTTTTGTATTTGTATGGACCCTGGAATAACCCAGCTAAAGGAGCTTTGACCTACACACAGTACCATTCTAAAGTTTTAACAATAACAGTAATACATCAATGACATACCTTTCTTTCAGATGCAAGACCGTCTTTGCGAAGTGTTCTGCCCCACCATCAGGCAAATCTAGAAGCATTTCAATTATTCAGTTAATCTTTCTGTTCAATAAATGTATTTACTTATTAGCAAAGCCAAAAAACCCATCAGATTCAAAccttaaatgcaaaataataaagCAGTCAAACCTCAGTCTCATCTCACTGCTTATGCCAAGGGCTTACAAAAAATATCCTACCAAGCCTCTGCACAAAGTCTAACTGTGACTGTCTGGCAGAGTTCAGATTTACCCGTCTCTAGGTTCCCTATCTCCCTGAGCACAGAATGGCTTTACCATTTATGGTTCTTCTCTGAAAAACAGTTGTACAAGAATTGAGAAGTAGATATTAGCGCTCTTTTAAGCCCCTTTGAAGCCACTGGACTTTCCATCATACTGAAGAGTTTTTACAATGGCTTTCCTCACCAATATGGTGTCACCACAAGGGAGCTACTACAAGGGAGCTACTTCCTACTTCCTTAAGAAAATACAACTTTCAGTTTTGTTAGATATAGTATATTCCAGATTTAGTGTTTGGAAGGAAGTTCTGTAATGGTATTATATATGAACATTAGTCTTTTTGCTATCCAGGTAATAGAACATGGTATATCTGCACGCATTCtgctaaaaattaattataaaatatttagtgCTGTAGTATTTATTAATGCATATTAACAGTGTAATTTCTGTTGTATTTCACCAGACACGGCGAAATCCTAAGAATACGtaggagctgtgcagcacacTTGTCTCCTTTGAAAGAGTCCTGTTGGGCAGCTGAGCAGATAAAAGTTTCTGTGTGTAGCTAGGGAACACCCATGAGAGCTCTGGGTGGGTGAGGAGAGCCAAGGCACGCACCGTCTCTGTCCACGGACGTCAGCACCACGTAGTCCAAGCCCCACTCCGCGATGGCCTTGGCTGTGTTGTAAGGCTCCTGTGGATCCAGCGGAGGGGGGTTTCTTGCAGTCTTCACTGAACAAAATCTGCAGCCTCTGGTGCACGTGTCACCCATCAGCTGGAACATGAAAGACATTCCTACCTTTACACAGTACATATCACTATTGCTCAGCTGAGAAACAGCTGCATAAGCTACATCAGATAAATCCTAacaataagcagaaaaaaactaGGACAGTGCTTTACAGTAAATTTATTGTAATAAACCCACTCCACTACAGTAGAGATCCAACAGTAGAGTACAAACAGCTCTGACATTAACAGAACTCAATAAATGACTTACCATAATAGTAGCTGTCGCTGTGGCATAttccccacctccccagcaCTCTCCAATGTTGGGACAACGTGCTTCTTCACATACCTGAAGGTGAAAGGCTGTACTGTACCTAGATTTTTCcatattatttttgaaaataattattatattattgATGGATTTTAATAGCAGCCTACAAACAAAACATAATTCCTTCTGTGATAAATGAGGTTAACAGTTCCCTGCTGTTTTTAACAAGCCAGTGGGGAGATAACTGCTTCCTGATATCCATTACCATTATTTTCTCTACATGAAAACGCAAAAACTGCTCAGACACATAACTGTCTTATTAATTAGCACAGactattattaatattttaaatttaagaacTGATAAAATGTTCACAAAGTATGTGATTAATTAAAGCATGAActttgtctgggaaaaaaaaaaagaaaaactcccATCCACACATTCCCACTGCTTTTTACTATCTAGAAAGTACAATTAATGAAATCTGTACAGCTCCTTTTCATGAAAATCAAGTATGCAACTCTGAAATTGTGTGTGTTTCCATTAAAAACAGCTGCATATAGCAGCTTCTAATCTCTGGTGATGTAAGTAGTAAACCCTAGTATTTAAAATCACAGTAGGTAAAACACTAAATCTGTTGGATTTACCCTTATTCTTTAGCAGTAAAATTCACTGTTAGCGAGAAGGATCAGCACTGAGCTTGGTTTCAGCACTGAAGATCATGCAAGACACGATTTCTACCTGTCCTCTACagacaaaaatgtaaaatctaCCTTATTTTTACAGGAACACTTGGTTGGTGCCAGACTTACCGTATGAAGATTTAAACTTCTCAAGGTATTCTTTAGTTTATTGTAGTTCTTCCCCATGGGTATCTTTGTTTTCAGCCATGGAGGAAGATGCAGCCTGAATaacacaaagcaaacaaagatTAATAAACTACTTACATGGTAAGTTTTATTAAtagatttgttttaatttgttacAGATCCCAGCGAAGAAAGGTCCCTTGAAAACTGATGCAATTCAGCAATTAATGTTAACATCATTCATGGCCAGACCAGACTTCTCTTCCCTGTTCATCATCATTCCAAAACTCAAGCATGGGAATTGTTGTTAAAACTGTTGTTAAAAACTGTTCACTGTTCCAGAGGGATTGAACAGTGGATGTGTCCTGAACACTGGAGACTGCACCAATTAACGGCAGCGGATATCGCACAGCTATCACAAAGTCAGATCAATCTATGACTGAAAATATGAGGGTTTAAACATTGTTTAAACTTAAgtcttcattttttgttttctctaccAGTAGTACTTTTTCAACACATTCACCTACTGATGTGTATTTGTAATTTAATTACTGGTACTCAAGAAAATACAACCATATCTCCACATTTTGTTATGGATTTGAAGTTAATGACATGCATTCTTTCTTGAATAATCATTAAGTTTGCAAAACAGTAGGGGAGAATGTAATAAAGATACATAGCACACATTTTGTAGTTATTACTAAATGTACAAGATTGTGCTGGGAAACAACTAAGTTGTTTAAAATTACTATtacctttctcctttctcacgCTTTAAATTGCCTTTATACTCAGCCCATGTGCTCTTGTCTGACAGATCTCCAGAGACAAAGTCCTGTAAGTCTGGTCCATTTTGCAGGAACTCTTTTTTATCCCCTGGCAAAGAACCTGATGTTCCATACTGGTTACACAAATGGCTCCCTGACACCTAAAACAAGCaaaattgtaatttatttaataacaAACATGCTGGCATCATATACTAAACAACAATTTGCCCTTTTGCTGGCTAACACATGCTTTGTGCAATCATTTTCCCAATGGCTTTTAAGttaaatgtataattttttttttatttcaaaccaCACGAAACAGACTTATCTATCGTAACACCAGACTAAGTTACACAGTGTAACATAAAATTCTCCTGTACGCAGCACcggtgaggccacacctcaaatcctgtgtccagtgCCCAATTCTGGGGCCttcactacaagaaagatgttgaggtgctggagtgcgTCCAGAGAAGGGCATTGGAGCTgaggaagggtctggagcacagagcttatgaggggcagctgagggagctgggggtgtctatcctggagaagaggaggctcagggggaattgACTGGTCTCTACAattgcctgaaaggaggctgtagccaggtggggatgAGCTTCTTCTCCCCGGTAACCAGCAACAGGATGAGAGGCCATGATTTTAAGCTGTACCAAGGGAGGCTTAGTTTGggcatcaggaggaatttcttcccagaaaggGTGATTAGACAGTGAGGTGGTGGCATCACCGTCTCTGGAGGTGCTTCCGGAAAGGCTGGATGTGGCGCTCAGTGCCGTGCTGTGGGTGACCAGGTGAtgctggactcgatgatctcgGAGGTCTCGTTAACCTAACAGACGCTGTGAAATAACACTGTGCGGGCTACTCCGACAGACGCTGTGAAATAACACTGTGTGGGCTACTCCGGAGTTTCGGGGCCGCAGGAAGCGGCGTTGCCGTGGTTCCCGGTGGCTGCCGGGCGCTGTCCCGTGGGAGCAGAGCCGGATCTCGGTGTCCCGAGGATGCTGTGCCCGTACGGGGCTGGGACGC encodes:
- the LIAS gene encoding lipoyl synthase, mitochondrial — encoded protein: MSLLLPWGRCGAAAARGLLVPRGRARVSGSHLCNQYGTSGSLPGDKKEFLQNGPDLQDFVSGDLSDKSTWAEYKGNLKREKGERLHLPPWLKTKIPMGKNYNKLKNTLRSLNLHTVCEEARCPNIGECWGGGEYATATATIMLMGDTCTRGCRFCSVKTARNPPPLDPQEPYNTAKAIAEWGLDYVVLTSVDRDDLPDGGAEHFAKTVLHLKERNPKILVECLTPDFRGDLKAVERVAVSGLDVYAHNVETVPALQRKVRDPRANFEQSVRVLKHAKEVQPGVISKTSIMLGLGETDEQIYSTMKLLREADVDCLTLGQYMQPTKRHLKVEEYITPEKFKYWEKVGNDLGFHYTASGPLVRSSYKAGEFFLKNLVEKRKTKAI